One Cardiocondyla obscurior isolate alpha-2009 linkage group LG11, Cobs3.1, whole genome shotgun sequence DNA segment encodes these proteins:
- the Mks1 gene encoding uncharacterized protein Mks1 isoform X1 produces the protein MWLYYGILIHLFGFLLANSGKAFDNAGKYPSSLENKLMVKLKTATRLKHNLGKVLHKLPIQSYEMQQSIKIIEDYLKTGGSLLDCLDILPSLEYAPIGEQINSILKSMEEHLPDYLLPAISFLRRSLSEGFLDVDEIYKPILGSPKVDPLEKISLKELKRATSPLTYQASVKDMKGPWPKIIGETAALIHDKILLPRSDLIAYMLTNLRIPDATTEARESIVLLVEHLKSHSKHELTGFKTSSDPYKLVVNTLSSLTLQNNTLIAFNVLLPFLRRPSQCRGSAEFGNLFFENNAPNYTSLICRDRITFSSKDGIALLSMIQQNTNVSDIIEQFFPFEYASWKDLLLAYVGQLRRQQTHQGEISKILDSVYGELILRTNRKRWKFLRNSIMTAPVLSAMARRETSVKIQRLFMDVALDRTVKPEIWLEALAFASSENVSGPISATIKTLKALLASNFIPSNSVLIMNIVELITIFDNRFNEEQKKCLSQLETYSAHSTQVEINREMTINNVDVKDLFQALMNLDTYTNEYRSLENFLSQSNLEMKIGQIDLNAHPTRGRLLAHLLQVIERTDSIDNNLRRLAKQFIDNVSYEGYGAGTLSYKISS, from the exons ATGTGGCTTTATTACGGTATACTGATCCACTTATTCGGATTTCTTCTCGCGAATTCGGGCAAAGCGTTCGACAATGCCGGTAAATATCCTTCAtctttggaaaataaattgatggtgaaattaaaaacagcGACACGACTAAAGCACAATCTTGGAAAAGTTCTTCACAAGTTACCG aTACAGAGTTACGAGATGCAGCAGTCTATAAAGATAATCGAGGATTACTTGAAAACAGGCGGTTCACTACTCGACTGTCTCGATATTTTACCTTCCTTAGAATACGCGCCTATTGGGGAGCAGATAAACAGTATTCTTAAATCGATGGAAGAACATTTGCCGGATTATCTTTTGCCGGCGATATCTTTTTTACGCCGTTCCCTATCGGAAGGTTTTTTGGACGTCGACGAAATTTATAAACCCATCCTTGGTTCACCAAAAGTCGATCCGTTGGAGAAGATTTCCTTGAAAGAATTGAAAAGAGCGACTTCACCGTTGACTTATCAGGCATCAGTGAAGGACATGAAAGGACCTTGGCCGAAGATTATCGGCGAGACGGCAGCATTGATTCACGATAAGATCCTTCTTCCTCGTTCTGATTTGATTGCATACATGTTAACAAATCTGCGGATACCAGACGCGACGACGGAAGCGAGAGAATCGATTGTGCTTCTCGTCGAGCATCTAAAATCGCATAGCAAACATGAATTGACTGGCTTCAAAACATCTTCTGACCCATACAAGTTAGTCGTCAACACCTTGTCGAGTCTAACCCTGCAAAATAACACGCTAATAGCCTTCAATGTGTTGCTACCGTTTCTGCGAAGACCCTCACAGTGTCGAGGATCTGCAGAGTTCGgtaatttattctttgaaAACAACGCTCCGAATTACACTTCGCTAATATGTCGAGACAGGATAACTTTTAGCTCGAAAGACGGTATCGCGCTTCTTTCCATGATTCAGCAAAATACAAATGTGTCGGATATTATCGAACAATTCTTTCCCTTTGAGTATGCGTCTTGGAAAGATCTGTTATTGGCTTATGTTGGTCAACTTAGACGTCAACAGACTCATCAGGGCGAAATATCAAAAATTCTAGACAGCGTTTACGGTGAGTTGATTCTGCGAACTAATCGCAAACGCtggaaatttttaagaaactcAATTATGACCGCGCCGGTCCTCTCTGCGATGGCCAGAAGAGAGACTTCCGTCAAGATTCAAAGACTTTTTATGGATGTGGCTTTGGACCGAACAGTCAAACCGGAAATCTGGCTGGAAGCTCTCGCTTTTGCGTCTTCGGAGAATGTTAGCGGACCGATTAGTGCCACAATAAAAACGCTAAAGGCTTTGCTAGcttcaaattttattccgtCTAACAGCGTCTTGATTATGAATATTGTTGAATTAATAACCATATTCGATAACAGATTTAACGAAGAACAGAAGAAGTGCTTGAGTCAATTAGAAACATACTCGGCTCACTCCACTCAAGTAGAAATTAATAGAGAGATGACAATTAATAACGTCGATGTGAAAGATCTTTTTCAGGCTTTAATGAATTTAGACACTTACACGAACGAATACAGAagtttggaaaattttttgtCGCAAAGCAACTTAGAGATGAAGATAGGGCAAATTGATTTAAACGCCCATCCTACTAGAGGTAGATTACTAGCGCACTTGTTGCAAGTGATAGAACGTACCGACAGTATCGACAATAATTTACGACGTCTGGCCAAGCAGTTCATTGACAATGTGTCTTACGAAGGCTATGGTGCTGGTActttatcgtataaaatttctaGTTAA
- the Ptip gene encoding PAX-interacting protein 1, protein MGDIRAGLEDLKLDGALFASVKYYVSGEGDPKILNLLQEGGAERSNYFSDYVTHLIAGNEALENDISEAKDLYEIPAVTQNWILCSVKSNKLLPTKYFSPEENQLFSNICVCLSQVSRADSKSLWAMITFQGGKCQLHLDRYCTHLVAGKASGVKYEAATRYHISIVTPDWITECCKKGTLISEVEYHPRLLVSPNSSTAMITGFMDEDTGNNIAQEEQDKTKAMLEKLKQRMPWNQPSPPVSSSVSHCIGITSASTIPYSANGQSTVNIQSQQLLPRSVSSTSLSTSTVTPSVSDQDVNQTNWLPQTSQQNNISQPIKTAQSQIQQQEVSQQQQQINMQHQLIQQQQLTSQQQLTQHQQQLQQPPYNQQLLNQQQSSQIQQPIMPQQQQQPINSQLPQHQLNTQLLTPQQKQLNQHQIIPQQQLQTQQSHLTQQQQIVMQQAQQQLPSQQQIAGQHQLTQQQTSPQQLTPEQRQLILLQQQQQQKIQQISQQLQQSAQQNSQFVIREGQLQQQPQNQQLIGPNQQGFIVQRDSQWQQQQYHLQLQRQQQIGPQRTGGQWNQQPPQPPRQLIHLDAQTHQQLQQMDPQQRAQFIQKIQKQRNMLVQRQLQNRQGQQGSHIAVIRSPGKPVQAGNLQWVQQARPQMMGPQLAQTPGQKPVHPGVQPPALTPINSSNQVIVSASQAVQGPQVSQTGQPFQQAQLTPQQLAQLQLQKQQQMVRLQQLQHLQQQQQQQQQQQQQGAQQEPPLTSLPNNAQIPPDQQLVVNAKTKTALANMLTNRLQGGAAEGSAAGQLRLMTAQHRPPPPPTQDPQFLAAYQRRTLGNITNGAPSGAPIKMQYAPVIPQPKAQFYGHNPNLKLPPDLFLLGCIFVIVEYDVQRPSEVSVWKQVIERHGGEVETQYCTRATHVLAITQKHPTVVQALREGKRCVSAHWLSDVVSKQQVLPPWNVLHFPTPFGLLELPCGKQIISFSGFEGEERAKVKYMLEALGAKYTNYFSRHNTLLVCRRPDGQKYKKAREWQTSVVNAQWLTDLLCGQMNALHQLEGPKYQQFSLSNPFRLDYSLVPHLMAAWKLPINITQESYDKVKQVGQGPNSIRKYKKPRLDGPLLNKDPHLLGLDEPIVISNPDPPPPEKQPKILFSGINPKNHAKRIRELGGALASSWRDATHLIMSAPLRTVKLLCCLSRCKFIVSLQWLLECSAKNTFVDESPYMLGDPEFEKNFNCNIEKILANPNRGTVLKGKIFYVTPSVIPSPSAIAEIIESAGGTMEKTRRSIAQIQEINAGKLSYFIVTHDNDLHLLSDVLRANINVYSAEIVLGAVARQYFQPDAS, encoded by the exons ATGGGCGACATACGCGCTGGCCTCGAAGATCTGAAGCTCGACGGTGCTCTGTTTGCCAGCGTTAAATACTACGTCAGCGGTGAGGGCGACCCGAAG ATTTTGAATTTGTTGCAAGAAGGTGGGGCTGAAAgatctaattattttagtgATTATGTTACACATCTGATAGCAGGCAATGAGGCATTAGAAAATGACATCTCTGAAGCAAAGGATCTGTATGAGATACCAGCAGTTACACAGAATTGGATTCTATGTTCTGTTAAAAGCAACAAGCTTCTGCC aacaaaatatttctcacCAGAAGagaatcaattattttcaaacatATGTGTCTGTCTATCTCAAGTAAGTCGGGCAGATAGCAAGTCTCTGTGGGCAATGATAACATTTCAAGGTGGCAAGTGCCAGTTACACTTGGATAGATATTGCACGCATTTAGTCGCGGGCAAAGCGAGTGGTGTAAAGTATGAAGCTGCTACACGATATCATATATCTATTGTAACTCCTGACTGGATAACAGAATGTTGTAAAAAAGGTACTCTTATTAGCGAAGTGGAGTACCATCCTCGATTATTAGTGTCTCCAAATAGCTCGACGGCCATGATTACTGGATTCATGGATGAAGACACAGGTAACAATATTGCACAAGAAGAACAAGATAAGACCAAGGCCATGTTAGAGAAACTCAAACAACGTATGCCATGGAATCAGCCAAGTCCACCAGTGTCTTCGAGCGTCTCACATTGCATTGGTATAACTAGTGCATCTACAATTCCTTATTCGGCTAACGGACAGAGTACCGTAAACATACAGTCGCAACAACTTCTTCCGCGATCAGTTTCCTCGACCAGTTTAAGCACTTCCACAGTTACTCCATCAGTTTCTGATCAGGATGTAAATCAAACAAATTGGCTTCCACAGACATCTCAGCAAAATAACATTTCTCAGCCGATAAAAACGGCACAGTCACAAATACAACAGCAAGAGGTATCTCAACAACAGCAGCAAATAAATATGCAACATCAATTAATACAACAACAGCAATTAACATCGCAACAGCAATTAACTCAGCATCAACAACAATTACAACAGCCACCATACAATCAACAACTTTTAAACCAGCAGCAATCGTCTCAAATTCAACAACCGATTATGCCtcaacagcagcaacagccAATAAATTCGCAATTACCTCAGCATCAACTGAACACACAACTATTAACGCCTCaacaaaaacaattaaatcaaCATCAAATTATTCCACAACAACAATTGCAGACACAGCAGTCACATTTAACGCAACAACAGCAGATAGTAATGCAGCAAGCGCAGCAGCAGCTACCTTCTCAACAACAAATAGCAGGACAGCATCAATTAACTCAACAACAAACTTCACCGCAACAACTCACTCCTGAACAGAGACaacttattttattgcaacagcagcagcagcagaaAATACAACAGATTTCACAGCAACTTCAACAATCTGCACAACAGAATTCTCAGTTTGTCATAAGAGAAGGTCAATTACAACAACAGCCACAAAATCAGCAATTAATCGGGCCAAATCAACAAGGATTTATCGTTCAACGAGATTCACAATGGCAGCAACAGCAGTATCATTTGCAGCTGCAAAGGCAACAACAGATTGGTCCTCAAAGAACTGGAGGACAGTGGAATCAACAACCACCTCAGCCTCCTCGGCAATTAATACATTTAGATGCGCAAACACATCAACAATTGCAGCAAATGGATCCGCAACAGAGAGCTCAATTTATTCAGAAGATTCAAAAGCAACGGAACATGTTAGTGCAGAGGCAGCTGCAAAATCGCCAGGGACAACAAGGCTCTCACATTGCTGTTATAAGAAGCCCCGGTAAACCAGTACAGGCAGGAAATTTACAGTGGGTTCAACAAGCTCGACCACAGATGATGGGGCCGCAGCTTGCACAAACTCCAGGACAAAAACCTGTACATCCTGGAGTACAACCACCAGCATTAACTCCAATAAACTCTTCCAATCAAGTCATTGTGTCAGCCAGTCAGGCTGTTCAAGGACCACAAGTGTCACAAACAGGTCAACCATTCCAACAGGCACAGTTGACGCCACAACAGTTGGCGCAATTGCAGTTACAAAAGCAACAACAGATGGTTAGATTACAGCAATTACAACATctacaacagcagcagcagcagcaacagcagcagcaacaacaagGCGCGCAACAAGAACCGCCATTAACGTCCCTACCGAATAACGCGCAAATTCCACCAGATCAACAACTTGTTGTAAATGCTAAAACAAAAACTGCGCTAGCAAATATGTTGACAAATAGATTGCAAGGCGGTGCTGCTGAAGGTAGTGCAGCTGGCCAATTGAGATTGATGACTGCGCAACACCGTCCTCCACCTCCACCTACACAAGATCCACAGTTCTTAGCTGCTTATCAGAGAAGAACTCTGGGGAATATAACAAATGGTGCGCCATCAGGAGCACctataaaaatgcaatatgcTCCAGTTATACCGCAACCTAAAGCTCAGTTTTACGGTCACAATCCAAATTTGAAAt TGCCACCAGATCTGTTTCTATTAGGATGTATTTTCGTCATTGTCGAATATGATGTGCAACGTCCTAGTGAAGTTTCAGTTTGGAAACAAGTCATTGAAAGACATGGTGGCGAAGTAGAGACGCAATATTGTACTCGTGCAACACATGTGCTAGCTATTACTCAGAAACATCCAACTGTAGTGCAAGCATTGCGCGAGGGAAAACGTTGCGTCAGTGCACATTGGCTTTCTGATGTTGTCAGTAAACAGCAAGTACTCCCACCTTGGAATGTTCTTCACTTTCCAACGCCATTTGGCTTACTTGAGCTTCCATGTGGCAAGCAAATTATATCGTTTTCCGGATTTGAGGGAGAAGAACGAGCAAAAGTCAAATATATGTTAGAGGCTTTAGGTGCAAAATACACAAATTACTTCTCCAGGCACAATACTCTTCTTGTTTGTAGAAG GCCAGATGgacagaaatataaaaaagcaCGTGAGTGGCAAACAAGCGTAGTAAATGCACAATGGTTGACAGATTTACTCTGCGGGCAGATGAATGCTTTGCATCAACTTGAGGGTCCAAAGTATCAACAGTTTAGTCTGAGTAATCCTTTCAGACTAGATTATTCACTAGTGCCTCACCTCATGG CTGCTTGGAAATTGCcaataaatattacacaaGAGTCGTACGATAAAGTAAAACAAGTTGGTCAGGGTCCAAATTCAAtcagaaaatacaaaaaaccACGCTTGGATGGTCCACTGTTAAATAAAGATCCACATCTTCTGGGTTTGGATGAACCAATTGTTATTAGCAATCCTGATCCTCCACCTCCTGAGAAACAACCAAAAATACTATTTTCTGGTATAAACCCTAAAAATCATGCAAag AGAATTCGAGAATTGGGTGGCGCTTTGGCTTCTAGCTGGCGAGATGCTACTCATCTCATAATGTCGGCACCATTACGAACGGTAAAATTGTTATGTTGTTTATCAcgatgtaaatttattgttagcCTTCAGTGGTTGCTTGAATGTTCTGCAAAAAACACTTTTGTGGATGAAAGTCCATACATGCttggcgacccggaattcgagaaaaactttaattgcaatatcgaaaaaatattaGCGAATCCCAATCGGGGAACGGTACTTAAG ggtaaaatattttatgttacaccGAGTGTAATACCATCTCCTTCAGCGATTGCGGAAATAATAGAAAGTGCGGGGGGTACAATGGAGAAAACGCGTAGATCAATCGCTCAAATACAAGAGATAAATGCTggaaaattaagttattttatCGTCACTCATGACAATGACCTCCATCTTCTTTCTGATGTCTTACGTGCAAATATCA aTGTGTACAGTGCAGAAATCGTATTAGGCGCAGTTGCACGACAATATTTTCAACCTGATGCGAGTTAA